DNA from Emys orbicularis isolate rEmyOrb1 chromosome 12 unlocalized genomic scaffold, rEmyOrb1.hap1 SUPER_12_unloc_1, whole genome shotgun sequence:
cctctgtctctgCCCCActtcctccatccctgccccccttcctctgtccctgccccactaCCTCCGtccctctgtccctgccccactccctccgtcctgccccctttcctctgtccctgccccactccctccgtctctctgtccctgtcccactccctccgtcctgccccctttcccctctgtccctgccccactccctccatctctctgtccctgtcccactccccccgtcctgccccctttcctctgtcactgccccactccctccgtctctctgtccctgccccactccctccatcctgccccctttcctctgtccctgccccactccctccgTCTTGCCCCCTttcctctgtccctgccccactccctccgtctctctgtccctgccccactccctccgtcctgccccctttcctctgtccctgccccactccctccgTCTCTCTGTCCTTGTCCCACTCCCTCCGTCCTGCCCCCTttcctctgtccctgccccactccctccgtctctctgtccctgtcccactccccccgtcctgccccctttcctctgtccctgccccactcgCTCCGTCCCGCCGCCCTGCTagctctctccctcctgctctcACGTTGAccccccatctctccctctcccctttccccggctGCTTGGCTCTGTCCCGCCAgcccctgctgacccccccccTCCTGTCTGGGGGGACCCCGGTGTTCACGGGGGCCCCATTAGTGGGTCCTTCATGctccagtggagggagggaggggaacgggctggcagagctgtgcccccaccccccattgctactgttcggggggggggggggtcctgctggccctgccccttctcattTACATAGAAATTAAATCGGAGACAAAGACACTTGGGCAGAACAGTCATTACAAcatcaccccccctcccccagggccctgcATGAAccgaggagtcctggctcccagcacccccctgctctaaccaccagacctcACACCCCTCTCAGAGCCAGCCGGGAACCGAGGAGTctgggctcccagcacccccctgctctaaacaccagaccccactcccctcccagagccagccgggaacccaggagtctgggatcccagcacccccctgctctaaccaccagaccccactcccctcccagagccagccgggaacccaggagtcctggcccccagccccccctgcgttaaccaccagaccccactcccctctcagagccagccgggaacccaggagtctgggctcccagccccccctgcgttaaccaccagaccccactcccctcccagagccagccgggaacccaggagtcctggcccccagccccccctgcgttaaccaccagaccccactcccctctcagagccagccgggaacccaggagtcctggcccccagccccccctgcgttaaccaccagaccccactcccctcccagagccgggaggaTCCCAAGCGTCCAGGCCCCACAATGAGGAAGAGGTTtgtattttacaaaataaagtgTTTATTACGAAATTATAACATgggcgctcccccctcccctcgaacACAATAGTAcattcctccacccccacacaatggcaccaccaccccccccccccagtatcccGTGACATTAAAAGTCCCAATGCAGAATccactgggggggggcaggggggtctaGTGGATCCTAGATGTGTGGGGGTCCAGGCCCCCACAATCCCCTGGGATTTCCTGGGGCTCCCCTGGCTGGGGGGTGGCAGGATGCCAcgttggggggggctcagcctgaGGGGGGCTGGATACAGCATTAATCAGGGGCGGGGGGTCACAGTCGGTCACAGTGGGtgagcagccatgggggggcagggaaaggagggaaCGGGTGGGGGGGGCTGATCACCCAATGAGGGGAACACAcccagtgagtggggggaggacgggcgggcggggggaggacaGATGGATGGACACAGGACAAAGGCCGAGCGGCGGGTAGGTGGGGGGGGCCGAAGCACTGAGGGGgaagcagggctgcaggggccaTGGGGGCTGAGAAGGGGGTGTGGGTAGAAGTGGGAGTGGCCTGCTTGGGGGCGTGGCTAGGAGAGTGCGTGGACCTGCAGGTGCGGCCATGGCGTGGCCTGGTGCTGGGCTTGGCCTCACTGGTGTGGTTGGGAAGTGGGCGTGGACCCACGGCATGGGTGGGAGGTGGGCGTGGCCTTGCAGACGTGGCTGCAGGTGGGTGTGGCCTAACTGGCATGACCGGGGGTGTGAGGCCTCTCAGGTGCGGCTGGGAAGTGGGCGTGGTCAAGTGGCATGCCCATGGCATGGCTGGAAGGTGGGCGTGGCCTCGCTGGCATGACCGAAagggagggggcgtggcctcccaGGAGTGGCTGGGAAGTGGGCGTGGTCCCATGGCATGGCTGGAGGTGGGCGTGGCCTCAGGCGGGCCCCTCTTGGCCCCCATAGAGCTCGGCCAAGGTGCGAAAGAGGGGCCCCCACTCACCAGggtcgcccccctccccctcgctgtCCCCCCAGGAGGAGCCCAGGGGGCTGAGGCTGCCGCAGGGTGTCCCCCCGCCCTCGTAGCCATAGACCTGCAGCGAGTCGTAGGGGGGGGCCCGGGGGTCGGCATCGGCCCGGCCCAGGCGGGCGGTGAGGCAGGCAGCCAGGCGGGGGGGGGCCagaggggagtccggggggggggcggacgcTGCAGGGCGGCCATGTCGAAGGCCTGGGTGTCGGCCTCGCCCCCCCCCTCGTCGTCGTAGCTGATGATGTTCTCACGCACCTCGCCCTCCTCCGCCGGCGTCATCCGCGCCCCCCCCCTTGGGGCGCCCCCGGGCTAGGAGCCCTGccagcgctggggggagagggggggtcagtgccaggcccccagagcccctcccatcccccacctgaCCCCCAGAGCCCTCGCCCTGGCTTTCCTCCCCCGTCCCACCCCCGCCTTGGGGTGTCCCTGGGCCAGGAGCCCTGCCAGCGCTGGGGGGATTGGGGGGTCAGTGCCgggcccccagagcccctcccatcccccacctcacccccagagccctccctggcttccctctcccatcccacccctgccTTGGGGCGCCCCCGGGCCAGGAGCCCTGCCAGCGCTGAGGGGATGGGGTGGTCAGTGCCgggcccccagagcccctcccatgccccacctGACCCCCAGAGTCCTCCCcctgtcttccctcccccatcccacccccgccTTGGGGCGCCCCCGGCCCAGGAGCCCTGccagcgctggggggagaggggggggtcagtgccaggcccccagagcccctcccatcccccacctgaCCCCGAGAGCCCTCCCCCTggcttccctcccccatcccacccccgccTTGGGGCACCCCCAGGCCAGGAGCCCcgccagcgctggggggagggggggtcagtgccaggcccccagagcccctccccctcccctcccctttcctgcacctcctgtgccccccaggccccacccccccctcaccGAGCAGGCTGGCGCCGCAGCCCAGGATGGCCAACAGGGCGGCGGTGCTGAGCCCCGGGGGGGCGCCGGTGGCAggggggggctggcaggagcGCAGGGCGCCGTCGGGCCGGCACTGGCAGACGCTTAGTGTCAGGGTGGGGGTGCCGGTCAGGGGGGGGCGTCCCCCATCCACCAGCtccaggggcaccagcaggggggGTCCACCCGGGGGGGGCAGCCGCGGGGTCCGGAGCAGGAGAGCGGGCCGAGCCATCTGGTGGGGAGAGACACAGAGAGTAAGGgaggaggttgggggaggggtggagaagtggggggccggggaaggggtggtgagcacaggggagggggacagcatggggggccagggaaggggtgtggggcAGCTGGCAGAGGTGAGGAGTGCAGGAATGAGGTGGGgctggtggaggggtggggaagggggagagcacgggggggagggggacagcatggggggctggggggaccaGGGGGGCCACTCTCACCCTCGTTGTCCCGCACAGTGATGTCAGAGGGTCCCAGCCCTGGGGGGGAGCGAATCGTCAATCGGCTCCCGGCCCCCCCCTCGTCCCGGTCCAGGGCCCAGAGGGTCTGgatcagctgtggggggaggagagcgtgaacccaggtgtcctggctcccagcccccacgccCATTGCACCCCTCTCAGCCCCGGCAGGGAGGGCCCCAGGCGTCCGGGTGCTCACCTGGCCGGGCGCGGTGCCGTGGCAGACGAAGGGCTCGGTCCCCGGCGCCAGCTCAGGCACGTTGTCGTTCACGTCCAGGGCGTGGACAATCACGGGGACGGGCGCAGCCTGCGCCGGGCTGTCTGGAGCAAGAGACAGGGAGGGGCACGCGGCCAGCACGGCCACACGCGGAAACACGCCAGCCACACATGGAAACACACCAGCCATGCACAACCACACGCCAGCCACACACGGAAACACACCAGCCATGTGCAACCACATGCCAGCCACACGTGGAAACACGCCAGCCATGCACAACCACACGCCAGCCACACACGGAAACACGCCAGCCATGTGCAACCACATGCGGAAACACGCCAGCCATGCACAACCACATGCCAGCCACACGTGGAAAAACGCCAGCCATGCACAACCACACACCAGCCACATGCAGAAACACCAGCCATGCACAACCACATGCAGAAACACGCCAGCCACATGTGGAAACACACCCGCCATGCGCAACCACACGCCAGCCACACGCGGAAACACACCAGCCATGCGCAACCACATGCAGAAACACACCAGCCATGCGCAACCACACGCCAGCCACACGCAGAAACACACCAGCCATGCACAACCACATGCGGAAACATGCCAGCCATGCGCAGCCACACGCCAACCACACGCGGAAACACGTCAGCCATGCGCAGCCACACACGAAAACACGCCAGCCATGCGCAACCACACACCAACCACACATGGAAACACGCCAGCCATGTGCAACCACATGCGGAAACACGCCAGCCATGCGCAACCACATGCCAGCCACACGTGGAAAAACGCCAGCCATGCACAACCACACACCAGCCACATGCAGAAACACCAGCCATGCACAACCACATGCAGAAACACGCCAGCCACACGTGGAAACACACCCACCATGCACAACCACACACCAGCCACACACGGAAACATGCCAGCCACACACAAGCATATGCCAGCAACACGTCAGCCACATGCAGAAACACACCACACACACGTGGAAATGCGCCAGCCATTCCAGAAACATGTCAGCCATGTGCAGAAACACGCCGGGTAGCACGCAATGACACACAGGAACACCAGCACACATGCAGCCAACACAGAACATGCAGCCCACGTGCAAAGCACGTGTCAGTCCACACACGGCCAATAGGTAATGATGCACAAGCGGTGCACCAGCCCCACAGCACCAGCAATATGCCGCCAACACGCAAAGCCCACATGCATCCGGGGCCAGCCGCCACCCAGCCAACAGGCAGCCATAACAGCCAACACATGCAAACCACACCCACAAGCAACCCACACACCGCCACAGGCAAAACGCCAGGGGAGAGCAGGCACCCACAGATGATAGGGAGCCCACACGCCACCGACACACAAAGAACATGCCAACGACAAGCAAACACCACACCACCAACACGCAGacacagggagggggagaaaaggccGGTGAATACATACTAAGGCAAACCAGAGCTGTCAGGGCCCCCTGCACGGGCAGCTGCCCCCCACTGGGCCCCCCCCagacctcccctgcccctcccccagtcagCTCCCCTGGGCAGCCACCCCCAGCTGGGCCCCCCTTACCTAGTTCGGTGGCCACCACGGTCAGGTTGTGCCAGGCCAGCGTCTCCCTGTCGAGGGGCAGGGCCGTGCGGAGGGTCCCGTCCTGGGGGCTGATGCTGAAATACCGCCCGGGGTCCGAGTGGGGCAGGATGGAGTATCTGGGGGAGCAGCGAGAGATGAGGGGGTCGGGGGGGTCTCATGTgtcccctgctgggagctccccccatgccccatggCACCCATCGCTCCCCAGCACCCGCTGCTGGGAGGCCTCCCCAcggccagcgccccccccccgctccccagcaccccctgctgggtgcTCCCCCCATGGCCAGCACCCCCAtcgctccccagcaccccctgctgggagctccccccatgccccactgtgccccctgctgggagctccccccatggCCAGCACCCCCAtcgctccccagcaccccctgctgggagctccccccatggCCAGCACCCCCAtcgctccccagcaccccctgctgggtgcTCCCCCCATGGCCAGCACCCCCattgctccccagcaccccctgctgggagctccccccatgccccactgtgccccctgctgggagctccccccatggCCAGCACCCCCAtcgctccccagcaccccctgctgggagctccccccatggCCAGCACCCCCAtcgctccccagcaccccctgctgggtgcTCCCCCCATGGCCAGCACCCCCAtcgctccccagcaccccctgctgggagctctccccatgccccaccgtgccccctgctgggagctccccccatggCCAGCACCCCCAtcgctccccagcaccccctgctgggagctccccccatgccccactgtGCCCCCTGTTGGGCGCGGCCGGTACCGGATGGTGCTGCTGGGTGTGTCCAGGT
Protein-coding regions in this window:
- the CDH24 gene encoding LOW QUALITY PROTEIN: cadherin-24 (The sequence of the model RefSeq protein was modified relative to this genomic sequence to represent the inferred CDS: deleted 4 bases in 3 codons; substituted 1 base at 1 genomic stop codon), whose product is GEKAQYTLLAQAVDRASNRPXAALEPPSEFIIKVQDINDNPPVFPHGPYHATVPEMSNVGTSVIQVTAHDADDPSYGNSAKLVYMVLEGLPFFSVDPQSGVVRTAIPNMDREVQAELLVVIQAKDMGGHAGGLSGSVTVTVTLSDVNDNPPKFPQSSYQFSVLETLPPGSPVGRLRAHDPDEGDNARLSYRLLDGDGPFAISTDPLGRDGILTISQPLDFERRQVYALRVEAANTRVDPLYIRQGPFKDVATVHVAVEDAAEPPAFARPSYQLGVPENSPPGTVVGKITASDLDTPSSTIRYSILPHSDPGRYFSISPQDGTLRTALPLDRETLAWHNLTVVATELDSPAQAAPVPVIVHALDVNDNVPELAPGTEPFVCHGTAPGQLIQTLWALDRDEGGAGSRLTIRSPPGLGPSDITVRDNEDGSAALLLRTPRLPPPGGPPLLVPLELVDGGRPPLTGTPTLTLSVCQCRPDGALRSCQPPPATGAPPGLSTAALLAILGCGASLLALAGLLARGRPKGGARMTPAEEGEVRENIISYDDEGGGEADTQAFDMAALQRPPPPDSPLAPPRLAACLTARLGRADADPRAPPYDSLQVYGYEGGGTPCGSLSPLGSSWGDSEGEGGDPGEWGPLFRTLAELYGGQEGPA